From the genome of Triticum aestivum cultivar Chinese Spring chromosome 1A, IWGSC CS RefSeq v2.1, whole genome shotgun sequence:
TGCTGTAGTCAGGCAAATGCAAATGAAGTGGTAGTAGTAATACTAAACCCTGTACATAGTACTGTATAGTCTGTATTGGTATCTTCTTAACTGTAAGTGTATAGGAGTGTAATATGTTACGTAGTAGAAAGACATAGTGATGAATTACCCAGAACCAACCATGTATCCCAGTACAGTGGAAGCGAGCATGAACGGGAGGCACGTCCTGGCCGTGGTGCCAAGCGCCGTGGGGTTCACGAACGCCGTGGCGAAGGAGGCGACGAAGACGGCGCCCCACGCCCAGAACTCCAACGTCGCGAAGGTGGACGGCTTGCCCATCGGCTCGGCCGCGATGAGCTCCGTCTTGACGATCTTCCTCACGGTGAGCGCCGTGTACCCCGCCACCGCGAGCGAGGCGAACCAGCCACCGACTGCCGGCGACACACGAAAAGGAAAAATGCAGCAACGACAGCGTCAGTGAAGGTAAAAAATCTTGTGGCAGGACTGAGTGGCAATGGCATGCTAGGTGGTGGTAGAGTACATGTGATGAGGCAGATCTTGAGGCCGGAGGCGGCCGGGACGTCCCTGACGGCGAGGGGCAGGACGACGAGGGAGGGGACGTAGAAGAGCGGCAGCCAGCGCTGGATGAAGAGCGTGGCGGGCTCGAAGAAGTCCATGAAGGCCTTGGCCAGCGCCGGCGCGACGGTGTCGAGGACGAGGAGCACGGAGAAGATGCAGAACATGCCGAAGAGGGCGCTGGGGAACTTGATGGACGCCGCCACGAACGCCTGCTTCAGGTACTTGTCCGTGGCCAGCACGATGCCCAGCGACACCGCCAGGTGCGCGATGCCAACaacctatacatacatacatacgagTGCAGAGGATAAGAATATACTGTGTACCATCTGTCGTCGACGATTGTTTGATTCTCTATCAAGAGAACGAGCACTGACGCTGGGCAGGcctccggtggcggcggcgtctccggagccggcggtggagttgGGGGCGATGAGGCGGTGGCGAAGGGCGGCATTGTTGGGAGCCAATGCCATGAAAGCAGCGGCCGAGTCGGGGGCGCCTGGCGAGAGCGAggcgcgaggggaggagctgcagcAAGAATGGGGGAGGCTGCGtcggcatcggcatcggcatcgTAGAGGCGTGAGCGAGCTGGGTTGGTGCGACGTCGGCGACGTGGCGCGGGGGAGAGCCGTGGCCGGGCGCGCGGTCGACAGGGGGAGCGGGTGGTGGGAGCGCAAAGCGGAGATCCCCATCATCGCGGCCATGAACGACCGGCCGGCCAGTGGAGTGGAGCAGAAGCAGAAACGGAGACGGAAGCAGCAGGGCTGGCTGCCACTGATGCGAACCTGAAAGACTTTTCGGTGTTGTGTTCGATGCAGGCGTATGTGGCCAGGAGTCGGAGGCCAGGATGTATCCGGATTGGGATCCTTGGGTTGCCATTCAGCAGGGcacccagcaggccagcacacaTCACAGCTCCATGTGAAGCAGCTGTTCAACACCAAcattcttttcttccctttttttaaaaaaaaaagaaaagaaaaacagcaGCATACTTGATGGGTTACAAAAATTTAAGCTATGGTCTTAATCTTGTGCTCCCTTTTTCTGATGGAGTAAGCCTTAAAATGGAGCAACTTCTTTTCTCTCATTACAAAAGATACAGCCTACAAAGATCAAGGTAACAAAACTCTCTCCACATAGTAGGTAAGCCGCTCGACACCAAACGTCCCTGCTATAGACATCATATCTGCGTACAAAACTGtgaaaccacacacacacacacatcctccAGCAACAAAAAAAGAACAGTAATAATAATACAAAGGATTTGCTCAGCTAACTCAACCACTTTACTCAGCACAAGCATCACATTCCATGACACAAGCACAGCTAAACAACTTCTCGCTTTCTCGGTGTTCGTTCACACCATCACAAAGACCTGGTCTGAAAGATCAGGCCGCCGCCACCGGCTGCCGCATGAGACCGCCGGCTATGCCTTTGCCGGCCTGCCTCCCCAACCTCTCCTGTATCCGGTCCTTGATGGCAGTCTCCTGAGTAATTATAACAATAGCGTCAGTATGTCTCTTTCTCCTGAATTTCATGTTCGATTTGACTACTCTGTTTGTAGATTTTAAGCAAAGTATACTATACCATGACGTGGCAGTGCTCCTCGAACTTCTCCAGGAAGCCAGCCACCCAGCGATCCGCGTTCGCCAGCCACTCTTCGTGGTTTATCCCAGCCGTCTTCGCCACCGTTTGCAACTATACAGCACATCAGAAGATCAGCACAACTAATAATCATCGGGCCTAAAAAACGTCTATTCTGCCATGTGGATGGAACGATTGGTCTGTAGATTGCCGGCAAGCATGATTTGAGCTGAGAAGGCGCATGGCTGATTACCTTTTCTTGTTGTGCCTTCACAGTCTCCCGCAGTTTATTTATCTTCATATTCACTTGCAGTTGTTTCTCCTGAAAACAAGACAACCAACACAAGTTATTACCTGGGCTGGGAGACCAAACGAATAACATCACAATATACCGAAAGACAAAAAATAAGCCATGTGCTAAGCTCTACTCGTCGCAAAAAAAGGTTGGTCGGTTAGGTGTCATCAGAAATGTGGCTGACCTTAACATAGCTCACGCCCATATCTTTCCTTGAGTAACCTCGTGCTAAATTCCTCATGACATACTGGTTGTAGTCCTTCACTATCCTCATTATAAGGTCCGATGTCGATACTCCATCAGTCCGTTTTGTTTCCTTGAATTTTCCAATCTTCTTGACCTGATAACACAATAGGAATAAGTAAGCAACGGCAAAGATAACGCCGTCGATCCACATATATTAGTTGTGGAGATGCAAACTTACAAACTCATAGACGTCATTTGCAGCACCGCTTGTATCGGCATAACTGCAATGAGTATGTTTATAGTTAGTGGAGCTGATTAGAGGGGGAAAAGTGAGGATTTGGTATAGCTCTTGAGCGGGTATGACTTACGGCAAAGCATCATGTGCGACATAGTCAATCTGATGCTTCTCAATGAATTCTGGCGTGAGAACCCAGGGAGCATCGGGAATGACCTCATCAACCCACCTAAAGCAGCAGATAAATAGTTAGACGATCGGCAGAGCAGAAAataccatttttttaatcaaatatCATAAAGGACCAGGCATACTTGATTCTTaaataaacatggcatatgcttagAACAGGGGGGAATGTCAAATGGGTCAACCCAAGTATCTATATAAGCGTGGTGTTGCAATGAATCACATATCATCCAGTTCTCCTGGTGATCAAAAGAATAACAGGACAGGATGGCTCCAATGCACAAATGGAGGCAACCGGTGGTAGTATTTGACAATCGAAAGCGATGTGTAACTGGCATACTATACTGGTGATGCGTGTCTGCATCTCGTAATAATAACTGAACGAAGAAATGCGGTGCGATGTATACTGATTAAAGAGGTGGAAAATGAGGAAGGGTTGGTGGTTGTTACGCACTTGCAGTGGCGCAGGGACTCGTATCGCTCCTCCTGGTTCATGACGGTCTTGCCCTTGTAGCGCCGCGTGAGGTCGTCGTTGCAGCATCCCACCAGCAGGTACGTGTTGGGGAACCTGCAGCCAAGTACAGATCGAAATGAGCATCGATTTGAGGCGGTTGGACCGAGATTCAGACGTCGCCTTGGAACGAGGCGACAAACGCGGCCCCAGATCCAACAAATTCAACCGCCAGACGGGCCTAGATCTACATGTACGTAGAAAACAGACGAAGAAGGAACACGCAAGAACGTACAGCAGCTTGGCCTGCTCGAGGGCGCGGGCGTGGCCGAAGTGGAAGAGGTCGAAGATGCCGTCGGCGTAGACGCGGACGGGGCGGCCGTCGTCGCTCCCCGCGGCGCTGGCGTTGGCGCTGGCGGTGGTCGCCTCCTccttcttgttgccgctgctgctgtTGGTGTGGAGCATGCGCTTCTTGGAATTGGAGACGCGCGCCATCGCTGGTCGCTCGTCGCTCCGGGTGGTGATTGAGGGTGACGACGAGAGGAGGAAGCGGCGCTAAATAGGCGGAGGGACGGACGGGCTTTTCTTTCTGACTTTCTCTCCGCCTCGATGATCAGACTCGTGGGCAAACAAGTCTGGGCCCGCCCGCCAAATCCGTCTGGTTAAGCAGACGGATCCGTCCTGGGTACGGATAATATACCCGCACCTAATCCTGTGGACGCGTAGTACTGCCATCACGCGGCTGCCCATGTTTTTTCATCGCCCTTCGGCGCGCCTTCACGTTTATGTTTTGTATGATGATGTTCCATCATTTCACTTTGCACATGTAAAAAATGATCCTAACGATGACGACGGTCCTCCGTTTAAGTTAAGATTTTCCTCGCCGGTTTACTCAACTGATGATAAATTACAACAATATATACCATATTTAACCGCCATGGTCGAAGATGAATAAATTGGAACTTTCTCACgtaaaaaaaaagaatgacacgtTTTAATATTTTCTCTAAACTAGGAGGGAAACTGTCGATGAAGACACGTCGAGGTTTGTGTATGGATGTTTTATACGTGGCAAAAGGCACATAAGCGGAGAGGTTGTCCCTATGTCTGACTTTACGTGGAAGTCCAGGGCGCCGTTGCAGTGCAAGTTCTTCACCTGGCTGGCATTAAGAAATAGGTGTTGGACGTCCGACCGACTCGCTTGACGGGGGTTGCCGCGT
Proteins encoded in this window:
- the LOC123050771 gene encoding choline-phosphate cytidylyltransferase 2, with the protein product MARVSNSKKRMLHTNSSSGNKKEEATTASANASAAGSDDGRPVRVYADGIFDLFHFGHARALEQAKLLFPNTYLLVGCCNDDLTRRYKGKTVMNQEERYESLRHCKWVDEVIPDAPWVLTPEFIEKHQIDYVAHDALPYADTSGAANDVYEFVKKIGKFKETKRTDGVSTSDLIMRIVKDYNQYVMRNLARGYSRKDMGVSYVKEKQLQVNMKINKLRETVKAQQEKLQTVAKTAGINHEEWLANADRWVAGFLEKFEEHCHVMETAIKDRIQERLGRQAGKGIAGGLMRQPVAAA
- the LOC123050760 gene encoding plastidal glycolate/glycerate translocator 1, chloroplastic; translated protein: MAAMMGISALRSHHPLPLSTARPATALPRATSPTSHQPSSLTPLRCRCRCRRSLPHSCCSSSPRASLSPGAPDSAAAFMALAPNNAALRHRLIAPNSTAGSGDAAATGGLPSVVGIAHLAVSLGIVLATDKYLKQAFVAASIKFPSALFGMFCIFSVLLVLDTVAPALAKAFMDFFEPATLFIQRWLPLFYVPSLVVLPLAVRDVPAASGLKICLITFGGWFASLAVAGYTALTVRKIVKTELIAAEPMGKPSTFATLEFWAWGAVFVASFATAFVNPTALGTTARTCLPFMLASTVLGYMVGSGLPPGIKKLLHPIICCALSANLSAVAYGYLSGSGIDAALGDYLTKVPSNPGAGDVLMGFLGSVILSFAFSMFKQRKLVKRHAAEIFTSIAIASTFSLYSTAILGRLIGLEPTLTISILPRCITVALALSIVSFFEGANTSLTAAVVVLTGLIGANFVQAAMDKLGLNDPIARGIGTASSAHGLGTAALSAKEPEALPFCAIAYALTGIFGSLICSSAAVRQSLVFIAG